The Roseateles sp. XES5 genome window below encodes:
- a CDS encoding LysR substrate-binding domain-containing protein, translating into MPKPSLRGLQAFEAIGRCGSVSAAAADLGVSPGAISQLVRNLEQCLGLTLLERRGRRVELSSWGRLYYREVAKGFQQLSHAANVLTRARNESAIVLSALSSIASRWISRKIFDWQSLCPDSNVRILGQEQEPRLGAEEVDFRITYGRRSDNHDHIAHLFTDWVVPACSPVLISNRVPQRPQDILDFPLLNVEWEADYKASPQWKDWARLISADGQQKFSGLAFTLSSSAIDAAANGRGFVLAQLSMVQEEIAAGTLIVPFDIRMRLPESYYLAWDRAALEKPFGQRFHKWLLGVAKQQDLISAPGSE; encoded by the coding sequence ATGCCCAAACCGTCCCTGCGCGGCCTGCAGGCTTTCGAGGCAATCGGGCGTTGTGGTTCGGTCAGTGCCGCTGCGGCGGACCTCGGTGTTTCGCCCGGGGCGATCAGTCAGCTGGTCCGCAATCTGGAACAGTGTCTCGGCTTGACGCTCCTGGAGCGCCGAGGGCGGCGGGTGGAGCTGTCGTCATGGGGACGGCTCTATTATCGCGAGGTTGCCAAGGGATTTCAGCAGCTCTCTCATGCGGCCAACGTATTGACGCGCGCCAGGAACGAGAGCGCCATCGTGCTCAGCGCCCTGTCATCGATTGCGAGCAGGTGGATCAGCCGCAAAATCTTCGATTGGCAATCCCTCTGTCCGGATTCGAATGTGCGCATTCTCGGTCAGGAGCAGGAGCCGCGTCTCGGCGCAGAAGAGGTGGATTTCCGCATCACCTATGGGCGGCGGTCCGACAACCACGATCATATCGCGCATCTGTTCACCGACTGGGTTGTCCCGGCCTGCTCGCCCGTGCTGATTTCCAACCGTGTTCCGCAGCGCCCACAGGACATTCTCGACTTCCCGCTCCTCAACGTGGAATGGGAAGCGGACTACAAGGCTTCGCCGCAATGGAAGGATTGGGCCAGGCTGATTTCCGCTGACGGCCAACAGAAATTTTCCGGACTTGCATTCACGCTGTCGAGCAGCGCCATCGATGCGGCTGCGAATGGAAGAGGCTTTGTGCTTGCGCAACTGTCGATGGTGCAGGAAGAGATCGCGGCGGGCACGTTGATCGTCCCCTTCGACATCCGTATGCGCTTGCCCGAAAGCTATTACCTCGCATGGGACAGAGCCGCCCTGGAAAAGCCCTTCGGGCAGAGATTCCACAAATGGCTTCTGGGGGTCGCCAAACAACAGGACTTGATCTCGGCACCGGGCTCGGAATGA
- a CDS encoding DUF542 domain-containing protein, with the protein MQTLSLETTVISIAAELPGAAELFRRAAINFCCAGNVPLRDAAERAGMSPADLLAALEALQRVAGLEAPQETNPLIDHLLSRYHETHRRELAFLIPLAEKVERVHGDHPAAPSGLAKTLVALRDELEGHMTREENVLLPLMRQGENTDIPELIAQKRHEHADTVRLLQDIEHAAHGMALPDGACGSWTALYTGLRKLTADVVSHRHLENDVLFPRFYKPNPGASE; encoded by the coding sequence ATGCAAACGCTTTCTCTCGAAACGACCGTCATTTCCATTGCCGCCGAACTGCCGGGTGCGGCGGAGCTGTTTCGCCGCGCCGCCATCAATTTCTGCTGCGCGGGCAACGTCCCGCTTCGTGACGCCGCCGAACGGGCCGGCATGTCGCCGGCGGATCTGCTTGCCGCACTGGAGGCGCTTCAGCGGGTCGCCGGTCTTGAAGCGCCGCAGGAGACCAACCCGCTCATCGATCATCTTCTCTCGCGGTATCATGAGACCCATCGCCGCGAGCTGGCCTTCCTGATACCGCTCGCCGAGAAGGTCGAACGCGTTCACGGCGATCATCCCGCCGCCCCGTCCGGACTTGCCAAGACATTGGTCGCGCTGAGGGATGAACTGGAAGGCCACATGACGCGCGAGGAGAACGTTCTGCTGCCTTTGATGCGGCAGGGTGAAAACACTGATATCCCAGAGTTAATCGCGCAAAAGCGCCATGAACACGCCGATACGGTCAGGCTTCTCCAAGATATCGAGCATGCCGCCCATGGAATGGCGCTTCCCGACGGTGCGTGCGGTTCCTGGACAGCCCTTTATACGGGGCTACGCAAGCTCACGGCTGATGTCGTCTCACACAGGCATCTGGAGAACGATGTGCTCTTCCCGCGCTTCTATAAGCCAAATCCAGGGGCATCCGAGTGA
- a CDS encoding 2Fe-2S iron-sulfur cluster-binding protein: MSDAPASRFRPFEVVSKVRESATITSFHLAPLDGSHWQPFEAGQFLTLRVPDRKGGHAMRNYTVSSSPRQAGIYRITVKREAAPSGEVPQGLSSCWLHDEVEPGAVIQTDLPRGGFKLDAASTRPVVLLSGGVGLTPTVSMLDVLARESERPVWFIHACDSAEVHALRDEVEALAALRPGITVHFCYRFAGDEDRDRCHSTGFLSRATLQGLLPLDDYDIYMCGPPPFMQALYGILTGLGVRKERIAYEFFGPASLLTAESGTPVPKAPAVPAPIAADDGGVQIVLEKSGRSFAWDGASDSILAFLETQGIEPAFSCRAGVCGTCEQGLVSGEVDYFEEPLDDMPADRVLLCCTRPKSSVVLDL, translated from the coding sequence ATGAGCGACGCCCCGGCTTCGCGCTTCCGCCCCTTCGAGGTGGTCTCGAAGGTGCGCGAAAGCGCAACCATCACCTCTTTCCACCTCGCGCCGCTCGACGGCAGTCACTGGCAGCCGTTCGAGGCGGGGCAGTTCCTCACCCTGCGCGTGCCCGACCGCAAGGGCGGCCATGCCATGCGCAACTACACGGTCTCCTCCTCACCGCGCCAGGCGGGCATCTACCGGATCACGGTGAAGCGCGAGGCCGCCCCTTCGGGCGAGGTGCCGCAGGGCCTGAGCTCCTGCTGGCTGCATGACGAAGTCGAGCCGGGCGCCGTCATCCAAACCGACCTGCCACGCGGCGGCTTCAAGCTCGACGCCGCCAGTACCCGGCCCGTGGTTCTGCTGTCGGGTGGGGTCGGGCTGACGCCGACGGTCTCGATGCTGGACGTGCTGGCGCGGGAAAGCGAGCGTCCCGTCTGGTTCATCCATGCCTGCGACAGCGCCGAGGTGCATGCCCTGCGCGACGAGGTCGAGGCGCTGGCGGCATTGCGCCCCGGTATCACCGTCCATTTCTGCTACCGGTTCGCCGGGGATGAGGATCGCGACCGCTGCCATTCGACGGGTTTCCTTTCGCGCGCCACGCTGCAAGGCCTGCTGCCGCTCGACGACTACGACATCTACATGTGCGGGCCCCCGCCATTCATGCAGGCGCTTTACGGCATCCTCACCGGGCTCGGCGTGCGCAAGGAGCGCATCGCCTATGAATTCTTCGGCCCGGCGAGCCTGCTGACGGCGGAGAGTGGAACGCCCGTCCCTAAGGCCCCGGCGGTGCCCGCGCCGATCGCCGCCGATGACGGCGGTGTGCAGATCGTCCTTGAAAAATCAGGGCGCAGCTTCGCCTGGGATGGAGCGAGCGATTCCATCCTCGCCTTCCTGGAGACGCAGGGCATCGAGCCCGCCTTCTCCTGCCGGGCGGGTGTCTGCGGAACCTGCGAGCAGGGCCTCGTTTCCGGCGAGGTCGATTATTTCGAGGAACCGCTCGACGACATGCCCGCCGACCGGGTGCTGCTCTGCTGCACCCGCCCGAAATCCTCTGTCGTGCTCGATCTCTGA
- a CDS encoding aromatic ring-hydroxylating dioxygenase subunit alpha, giving the protein MFLKNAWYVAAWDHEVGRELKPVTILGENIVLYRMQGGGAAALEDACPHRKLPLSMGRIKGDDVECGYHGLTFDCSGACTRVPGAERIPHVAKVRSYPVHERYGLLWIWMGEADKADPKDIFEVEYFGDPAWGINRGESMTLNCNYLYMTDNLLDPSHVAWVHQSSFASSACEETPLETTVKDDGVTVWRWMIDSEPAPFYAPFLQFKGNTDRKQHYEVRYPSNAIIKAIFAPAHTGGEGKELPENTFLMDSYNFMTPVDENRTKYYWFQMRNFAPDDADVSARFAKSVRGAFEEDRVVLEAVHHGMANMQTPNLDLKIDVGPMRFRRKLAQMIAAEAQATTAAAAE; this is encoded by the coding sequence ATGTTTCTCAAGAACGCCTGGTATGTCGCAGCCTGGGATCACGAGGTCGGCCGCGAGCTGAAGCCGGTTACCATCCTTGGCGAAAACATCGTGCTTTACCGCATGCAGGGTGGCGGGGCCGCAGCCCTTGAGGATGCCTGTCCGCACCGCAAGCTGCCGCTTTCCATGGGCCGCATCAAGGGCGACGATGTCGAATGCGGCTATCACGGCCTGACCTTCGACTGTTCCGGCGCCTGTACCCGTGTGCCCGGTGCCGAGCGCATTCCGCATGTCGCCAAGGTACGCTCCTATCCGGTTCACGAGCGCTACGGTCTCTTGTGGATCTGGATGGGCGAGGCCGACAAGGCGGATCCGAAGGATATCTTCGAGGTCGAATATTTCGGCGATCCCGCCTGGGGCATCAACCGCGGCGAGTCGATGACGCTCAACTGCAATTATCTCTACATGACGGACAACCTTCTCGATCCGTCGCATGTCGCCTGGGTCCATCAGTCGTCCTTCGCAAGCTCGGCCTGCGAGGAAACTCCGCTTGAGACGACTGTGAAGGACGATGGCGTGACCGTTTGGCGCTGGATGATCGACTCCGAACCGGCGCCCTTTTATGCACCCTTCCTCCAATTCAAGGGCAATACCGACCGCAAGCAGCACTACGAGGTGCGCTACCCCAGCAATGCGATCATCAAGGCGATCTTTGCGCCCGCCCATACCGGCGGCGAAGGCAAGGAGTTGCCGGAAAACACCTTCCTGATGGACAGCTACAACTTCATGACCCCGGTCGATGAGAACCGCACCAAATATTACTGGTTCCAGATGCGCAACTTCGCGCCCGACGATGCAGATGTCTCGGCGCGTTTCGCCAAATCCGTTCGTGGCGCCTTCGAGGAGGACCGTGTGGTGCTGGAGGCCGTCCATCACGGCATGGCCAACATGCAGACGCCGAACCTCGACCTGAAGATCGATGTCGGCCCGATGCGCTTCCGCCGCAAGCTGGCGCAGATGATTGCCGCTGAGGCGCAGGCCACCACGGCCGCCGCTGCAGAGTAA
- a CDS encoding YcnI family protein, which translates to MLKRTLAAVAALALGSSTALAHVSLQLKEAPVGSTYRAIFQVPHGCEGKPTNVVRVQIPEGVIAVKPQPKAGWTLEKIKGAYAKSYDYYGTPTAEGVKEVVWSGGNLGDDEYDEFVLRVYLTKDLTAGETLHFPVVQECPDDAAERWIEIPAKGQSDDDLELPAPGVTLLEAVSGH; encoded by the coding sequence ATGCTGAAAAGAACACTTGCTGCCGTTGCCGCCCTTGCGCTCGGTTCGAGCACCGCCCTTGCCCATGTTTCACTGCAGCTCAAGGAGGCGCCGGTCGGTTCGACATATCGCGCGATCTTCCAGGTTCCGCATGGCTGCGAGGGCAAACCGACCAATGTGGTGCGCGTGCAGATCCCCGAAGGGGTGATCGCGGTGAAGCCGCAGCCGAAGGCAGGTTGGACGCTTGAGAAAATCAAGGGCGCCTACGCCAAGTCCTACGACTATTACGGCACGCCGACCGCCGAAGGTGTGAAGGAAGTCGTCTGGAGCGGCGGAAATCTCGGCGACGACGAATATGACGAGTTCGTTCTGCGGGTCTATCTGACGAAGGATTTGACGGCGGGCGAAACGCTCCACTTCCCGGTGGTGCAGGAGTGCCCCGACGATGCCGCCGAACGTTGGATCGAAATTCCGGCGAAAGGTCAGTCGGATGACGATCTCGAGTTGCCCGCTCCCGGCGTGACGCTGCTTGAGGCCGTGAGCGGCCACTAA